The following coding sequences lie in one Miscanthus floridulus cultivar M001 chromosome 9, ASM1932011v1, whole genome shotgun sequence genomic window:
- the LOC136484132 gene encoding beta-amyrin 28-monooxygenase-like has protein sequence MPFIVLLAAAAAIAFLLHFVTKNHRSCSTYNLPPGNLGIPVIGQTFSLLHALRTNTDDQWFRTRIKRYGPVSKMSVLGSPTVLLAGTAANHFIFTNEGLVLTQTRALRSLLRRSILTLTGDELKQVRSALQGYLRPEMVRRYVGKMDGEVRRQLKLNWVGRNTVNVLPLARSLTLGVICSVVFGEEASTIVDALATDFQLLGDAILSFPVNIPFTRFGKGMRSSANIRETIVMFAKKREESLLDERCTISTTDFVTYMLVLRSKGAHSLTLEDIVDNVMGIIIGAHGTTSALITFMMRHLANEPDVLAKITEEQDEIANKKGTDGALTWEDVSSMKYTWRVAFETLRTVPPVFGSFRTATKDIEYQGYHIPKGWKVFAAQSITHMDSRFFTEPTKFDPSRFEKRSSIPPYSFLPFGGGPRMCPGTEFSRVETMVAMHYLVTQFRWKLCFKDEAYKKDPKPTPVFGCPVELELREPPTMTHDA, from the exons ATGCCTTTCATCGTGCTCCTTGCAGCTGCAGCAGCGATAGCCTTTCTCCTCCACTTCGTCACCAAAAACCACAGGTCTTGCTCAACCTACAATCTCCCTCCCGGCAACCTCGGCATCCCGGTCATCGGCCAGACCTTCTCCCTCCTCCACGCTCTACGCACCAACACAGACGACCAGTGGTTCCGGACGCGGATAAAGAGATATGGTCCGGTGTCCAAGATGTCCGTGCTGGGCTCGCCGACAGTGCTGCTCGCTGGGACGGCGGCCAACCATTTCATATTCACCAACGAGGGCCTCGTCCTCACGCAGACGCGTGCGCTTCGCTCCCTCCTCCGGCGCTCCATTCTGacgctcaccggcgacgagctgaaGCAGGTGCGTAGTGCACTGCAGGGGTACCTGAGGCCTGAGATGGTCAGAAGGTACGTGGGGAAGATGGACGGCGAAGTCAgaaggcagctgaagctcaactGGGTTGGTCGCAACACTGTCAAC GTCCTGCCGCTGGCAAGGAGTCTTACGCTTGGGGTCATCTGCTCTGTTGTCTTTGGCGAAGAAGCATCCACCATAGTAGATGCCCTTGCTACCGACTTCCAGTTGCTAGGTGATGCAATCTTGTCATTTCCAGTGAACATACCCTTCACCAGATTCGGCAAGGGCATGAGGTCCAGTGCTAATATTAGGGAAACCATCGTAATGTTTGCCAAGAAGAGGGAGGAGTCATTGTTGGACGAACGATGCACTATTTCCACCACTGACTTTGTCACCTACATGCTCGTTCTGCGCTCCAAGGGTGCGCATTCCCTCACCCTAGAAGACATTGTTGACAACGTGATGGGCATTATCATCGGCGCACACGGTACCACCTCAGCTCTAATCACCTTCATGATGCGCCACCTCGCAAATGAGCCAGACGTCCTTGCTAAAATCACTGAAG AGCAAGATGAGATCGCAAATAAAAAAGGAACAGATGGTGCTCTAACTTGGGAAGATGTTTCAAGCATGAAGTACACATGGAGGGTGGCATTCGAGACACTGCGGACAGTGCCTCCAGTATTTGGGAGCTTCCGAACGGCTACCAAGGACATCGAATATCAGGGCTATCACATCCCCAAAGGCTGGAAA GTCTTCGCAGCCCAAAGCATTACACATATGGATTCCAGGTTCTTCACTGAACCCACCAAGTTTGACCCATCTCGCTTTGAGAAGCGCTCATCAATCCCACCATACAGCTTCTTGCCGTTTGGGGGAGGGCCAAGAATGTGCCCTGGAACTGAGTTTTCTAGGGTAGAAACAATGGTGGCCATGCACTATCTAGTGACACAGTTCAGGTGGAAGTTGTGCTTCAAAGATGAAGCCTACAAGAAGGATCCGAAGCCTACGCCTGTTTTTGGATGTCCAGTGGAATTGGAGTTAAGAGAACCCCCTACAATGACTCATGATGCTTGA
- the LOC136484136 gene encoding dirigent protein 1-like: MAASTIPTVLLASAILVAAATYFLHDTRSSNGLTAGTHLHFYMHDQYTGENPTAALIVPGRPSLSNSSATTTVSSDGDPAPRRFGDVAVMNNALTEGPERGSPRVGTAQGFTVRVADRGSVNALSMHLVMEAGEHAGSSLVVSGRVDTDLAVRESVIVGGTGRFRGARGYALSRSFDYDLAKGGVVEIDVYLY; this comes from the coding sequence ATGGCGGCTAGCACGATCCCTACAGTCCTCCTCGCCTCCGCCATCCTCGTCGCTGCGGCGACCTACTTCCTCCATGACACACGCAGCAGCAACGGCCTCACCGCCGGAACACACCTCCACTTCTACATGCACGACCAGTACACCGGCGAGAACCCGACGGCCGCGCTCATCGTGCCTGGAAGGCCGTCGCTCTCCAACTCCagcgccaccaccaccgtcaGCAGTGACGGGGACCCGGCCCCGCGCCGGTTTGGCGACGTCGCCGTGATGAACAACGCGCTCACGGAGGGGCCCGAGCGCGGCAGCCCGCGCGTGGgcacggcgcaggggttcacggtGCGCGTGGCGGACCGCGGCTCCGTGAACGCCCTGAGCATGCACCTGGTGATGGAGGCCGGCGAGCACGCCGGCAGCTCGCTGGTGGTCAGCGGCAGGGTCGACACCGACCTGGCCGTGCGCGAGTCCGTGATCGTCGGCGGCACCGGCCGGTTCCGCGGCGCGCGGGGGTACGCGCTCAGCAGGAGCTTCGACTACGACTTGGCTAAGGGAGGCGTCGTGGAGATCGATGTGTATCTGTACTAG